In the Deinococcus ficus genome, one interval contains:
- a CDS encoding HNH endonuclease: MTVRTNGGEENRIPLHARRVAADLNAPRVLVLNASYEPLQVTSVKRAITLLQYGVAEVLADSQEIVRSPSTVLSVPSVIRLRRYVRRPRVHPVPFNRRNVLRRDTFECQYCGASTELTMDHVMPRSRGGRHHWENVVTACRPCNQRKGNQTPDEAGMPLRSRPRAPTFGVYAHGQFAHWQPEWAQYLR; encoded by the coding sequence ATGACTGTCAGGACGAACGGAGGCGAAGAGAACCGAATACCCCTGCACGCGCGGCGTGTCGCGGCGGACCTGAACGCCCCGCGCGTCCTGGTGCTGAACGCCTCGTACGAGCCGCTGCAGGTCACCAGCGTCAAGCGGGCCATCACCCTGCTGCAGTACGGCGTGGCCGAGGTGCTGGCCGACAGCCAGGAGATCGTCCGGTCGCCCAGCACGGTCCTCAGCGTGCCCAGCGTGATCCGCCTGCGCCGGTACGTGCGCCGCCCGCGGGTGCATCCGGTGCCGTTCAACCGCCGGAACGTGCTGCGGCGCGACACCTTCGAATGCCAGTACTGCGGCGCGAGCACCGAGCTCACCATGGACCACGTGATGCCGCGTTCCCGCGGCGGGCGGCATCACTGGGAGAACGTGGTGACGGCCTGCCGCCCCTGCAATCAGCGCAAGGGCAACCAGACGCCGGACGAGGCGGGGATGCCGCTGCGGTCACGGCCCCGCGCCCCGACGTTCGGGGTGTACGCGCACGGGCAGTTCGCGCACTGGCAGCCGGAGTGGGCCCAGTACCTGCGCTGA
- a CDS encoding WGxxGxxG-CTERM domain-containing protein, protein MNKTLLALSLMLAAPAALATAPSPVYMQVQDTNGDDTATTDATSGDTNTDSTDGAVESIGENVDEAVSETGDAVEAAGDEVAEETAQAGEAVDNAVDPNGDGVVDSNNDGVADTRQFPWGLLGLLGLAGLMGRSRPAPVVTSTTGTYTDRR, encoded by the coding sequence ATGAACAAGACCCTGCTCGCGCTGTCCCTGATGCTTGCTGCCCCCGCCGCCCTCGCCACCGCGCCCAGCCCGGTGTACATGCAGGTCCAGGACACCAACGGTGACGACACCGCCACCACCGACGCCACCAGCGGCGACACCAACACCGACAGCACCGACGGCGCCGTCGAGAGCATCGGCGAGAACGTGGACGAGGCCGTCTCCGAGACCGGTGACGCCGTGGAAGCCGCCGGGGATGAAGTCGCCGAGGAAACCGCCCAGGCCGGCGAGGCCGTGGACAACGCCGTGGACCCCAACGGTGACGGCGTGGTGGACAGCAACAACGACGGCGTGGCCGACACCCGTCAGTTCCCCTGGGGCCTGCTCGGCCTGCTGGGTCTGGCCGGTCTGATGGGCCGCAGCCGCCCCGCGCCCGTGGTCACCAGCACCACCGGCACCTACACCGACCGCCGCTAA
- a CDS encoding HD domain-containing protein produces the protein MDREQAHALMLEHTPSESLRRHMLNVETAMRAYARHWAAQGEAADEETYALAGLLHDFDYEQHPDEHPAWGVAYLREHTDTPPEVLDAILGHAAFTGTPRTTLLSKTLFAVDELTGLVQAAALVRPDRDVRGVELSSLKKRFKNRAFAAGVNRDEVVQGAEELGVDLDEHFQRVLTALQGTVA, from the coding sequence ATGGACCGTGAACAGGCGCACGCGCTGATGCTGGAGCACACCCCCTCGGAGTCGCTGCGGCGGCACATGCTGAACGTGGAGACCGCCATGCGCGCCTACGCCCGCCACTGGGCCGCGCAGGGCGAGGCGGCCGACGAGGAAACCTACGCCTTGGCCGGTCTGCTGCACGACTTCGATTACGAACAGCATCCGGACGAGCACCCGGCCTGGGGCGTGGCCTACCTGCGCGAGCACACCGACACCCCACCTGAAGTGCTGGACGCGATCCTGGGGCACGCGGCGTTCACGGGCACGCCGCGCACCACCCTGCTCTCGAAGACGCTGTTCGCTGTGGACGAACTGACCGGGCTGGTGCAGGCCGCCGCCCTTGTGCGCCCCGACCGGGACGTGCGGGGCGTGGAGCTGAGCAGCCTGAAAAAGCGCTTCAAGAACCGCGCCTTCGCGGCGGGCGTGAACCGCGACGAGGTGGTGCAGGGTGCCGAGGAACTGGGCGTGGACCTGGACGAGCACTTCCAGCGGGTGCTGACGGCCCTGCAGGGCACAGTCGCCTGA
- a CDS encoding MarC family protein: MNKTFLTMLVVMDPVGLAPIFLGLAGGRPSFERRRVARKATVVAGLIILAFGLFGRALLEHLGISLSAFRIAGGLLLFMIALDMVFARTSGSKETPEEEQEAHERQDISVFPLAIPLIAGPGTLASIMILASDAHGEPITLTAVFLVTFGVLLLCYAALRLAGQIGKVIGVTGVHVVTRVLGVLLGALAVQYVADGALELLRGGLKIT; the protein is encoded by the coding sequence ATGAACAAGACCTTCCTGACCATGCTGGTGGTCATGGACCCGGTCGGCCTGGCGCCCATCTTCCTGGGCCTGGCGGGCGGGCGGCCCAGTTTCGAGCGGCGGCGCGTGGCGCGCAAGGCGACGGTGGTGGCCGGGCTGATCATCCTGGCGTTCGGGCTGTTCGGGCGGGCGCTGCTGGAGCACCTGGGCATCAGCCTGAGTGCCTTCCGCATCGCGGGAGGGCTGCTGCTGTTCATGATCGCGCTGGACATGGTGTTCGCGCGCACCAGCGGCAGCAAGGAAACGCCGGAAGAGGAACAGGAGGCGCACGAGCGGCAGGACATCAGCGTGTTCCCGCTGGCGATTCCGCTGATCGCGGGGCCGGGCACGCTGGCGAGCATCATGATTCTCGCCAGCGACGCGCACGGGGAGCCCATCACCCTCACGGCGGTGTTCCTGGTGACGTTCGGGGTGCTGCTGCTGTGTTACGCGGCGCTGCGGCTGGCCGGGCAGATCGGGAAGGTGATCGGCGTGACCGGCGTGCACGTGGTCACGCGCGTGCTGGGAGTGCTGCTGGGCGCGCTGGCCGTTCAGTACGTCGCCGACGGCGCACTGGAACTGCTGCGCGGCGGCCTGAAGATCACCTGA